The following nucleotide sequence is from Saccharothrix texasensis.
CGTCTTGGAGGTCGACAAGGCAATCGTTGAGTTCGATCGCGAGTACGAGGAGTGGACGTTCTGGCTCGAAGTTTCACCCGAGCAGTACTCGTGTTTCACTGACGTCCTGGTGGAGAAGTTGCGCGACACCTACAGGGAGGTCTGCCAACGACTCCAGTTCCACGACTTCGGACTGACGATCCGAGAGACCATGCCGGAGGTCGGACCGCAATGGCGTGATCAACTCCGCGAGCAGTTGACCTCCCCGCGACGTCCCACCAACCAGGGGCGCAAGGTGCGCTTGCAACCGCCCAAGTTCCGCGAGGACTACCTGGCCTTCACCAACCAGGGCGAGCAGACCGTGTACCAGGCGCTCCGCCAGATCCAGGAGAAGGATCTCCCGCGTGAGAGCACGATCGGCATCTACCCGCTGGCCGGTGGGCGCGTTCCCGGCCGCACGTGGGAGCCCGACTTCCTGGTCACCTACAAGGGACGGGCCGGGGTGCTGGAGATCGACGGCCCCCACCACAACGGCCGGCGCGCGATGGACGCCACCCGGGACCATCTGCTCATGGACGCGGGCGTGGCGTTCGTCGACCGCATCCCCGTCGAAGCGGTCGACGACCCCGCCGAACTGAACGCCGTCCTGCGACGGTTCCTGCGCCGCCTCGGCGACGCCTCGTAGGAGACACCGTGACCGCTACTTCGTCCGTTCCCGGCACCAAGCCGCCCCGGCTTGTGATCAGCTCGGGACGCGCGCTGCACCAGGAGTCCGCGGCGCTCAAGCGCATGGTGGAGGAGTACGGCCAGACTCCACACGGAGGAAGTCTCCACGTCACGGAACGGGAGGCTTGGAAGGCCGCGCCGGGGCACTCTCAGCGTGCCCACCGTCGGCGCTTGTGGCAGTACGGCATGCAGCTGTGCAGGCTGATCTTAGTCAACGTCTACGACCACATGTGGAGCACCGGCAGGCTGCTCGGCGCGGACGACTCGATCCCCCTGTACTCCCACCACACGCTGGCCAGGGTCGCGTGCGAGGGAGCCGCACGGATCGGCTACCTGCTCGATCCGGCGATCGGCTACGAACACCGCCTGCTCCGGAGTGCGGTGTTCGCCCTGGCCGACGCGGATGCACGGGTCACCGCCGCCCGCGAGGTGACCACTCATCCGCTGCTGCCGCACGCCGCTGACGAGCCGACGAGGCGGCGGGACGAACTGCTCGACCTCATCGAGCGGGCGGGCATCACGATCCGCCGAAACGGGCGGCAGCAACCTACTCACTTCGAAGTCGGTGCTCCACCTGTTGTCGAGCCCTGCAAGACCAACCTTACGGAGCTGGTGAAGCGGTTCTACCCGGACCGCCCGGGGACCTACCGGTCCACCTCCGGAGTCGTGCACAGCAACCCGTGGGTGCTCAACGACACCGTCACCTCCTCACCCTTCACGCCTGAACTGGTACTGGAACCCGACGTGCAGGGCATCGGCGCGGCCACGCTGACCACCATCGACGCCTCGATCATCGTGGTCGAGTCCTACGCCCGGTACTACGGGCACGACCCCGCACCCGCAGTCCGCAAGAGCAGATCCCGGGCACAGGTGATAGATGGGCTCCTGCGCGAGTGGATCACCAAGCCCCTCGGCCGCTGAACGGACGCCGAGGTTCTCCAGCTCCCGCTCCGCCTCCGCCAGCACCCGGTCCGCCCCATGCCGCCGCCGCACCTCGCGGCGCGCTACGCGGTCCAGGCCCTCGGCGGCCAGCTCCTCCAGCACCGCGTCACTCGGCGGGGCCGCCAGCAGCTCGGCGACGCGGTCCCGGCGCTTCACGATGCTTCCGCCAGGTACGACATGAGCAGCCCGGCGAACGGGTCCGCCGCGTTCACCGGCACCTCGTCGCCAGCCAGCGCCTCCGCCAGCAGCCGCTCACGCCGCCGCCGGGTCCGCTGGGAGAACTCGCGCAGCGAGTCCCCGGCCGCGATGCGCAGCCGCGCCTCCAGCTCGACCACGGCCCGCAGGTCAGCGCCCGGCCGCAGCGCCTTCGCGAGCGCGAACGTCATCGTGGTGGACGGGCGCTGGCGCCCACCCTCCAGGCGGTACACAGACTCGCGCGTGACTCCGGCGGCCTCCGCCAGCCTGACCTGCGACCAGCCCCAGGCGGCACGCTCCGCACGCAGCACCCCACCGAAGCGGACGGCCAGCTCGGCGCGTTCGGTGCCGTGGGCACGGCCCCGGTGCTGAGACCTTGACGGCTCGTCCGTGGACCCACTGCGTGCGCGCGGTGGTTCTCCCCTCGTCATGGATCAAGGGTGCGCCTGAAAACGATCGGTTCGTCAAAGACGCGCCGTGGGGCGGTCCGCGTACAGCTCACCCTTGGCCGAGGATGCGACGAAGGACTGAGCCTGCTCGCCTCCACCGGATGCCCTGGGCATCGATGAAGGTGAAGGTGATGGTGTACGGCAGGTCCAGGGTTAGCGTCAGCGGGAGCGTCCTGAGAGGCAAGCCAACCACGTCGTCGTACTCGACGAAGGTCAGCTCCCTCAACCGAGCCGATTCTCCGGGCGCGATCACCGGCGCGAAGAATCGGATGTCCTTGATGTTGAGGCTCGGGCTGAATCCCCAATCGCTATGCCGCTCCCCGTCAACGACGACTTCGACCGCCTCCAGGCGGACGTTCAGCACCGGGGCCGGACCGTGGTTGTAGATCACCACGTCGACCTCCTCCGGGTCAGTCGGGCTGGTCTCGACCATCGCGATCACAGTCCGGGCCTGAGCAGCGCGGGCATCGCGCGCTTCGGCGTTCCTGCGCCGGATGTCGATGAAGGTGACGATCGCCAGAGCGACCACGGCCGCCAAGCTGCCGATGCCACCGGCCCACTGGCCATAAGCGGCGAAGTCGTCGGTGTCGACGATGCCCCACCCCGGCACGCGAACCGTGTCGTCCGCTGCCCACCAAGAGATCATGCGGGGACTCTAGGCCCGCTCTTGTGCTCGGTGGAGATCCCGGTCGTGCGGCGTGGCAGGGCCATCCACCCGGCTCGTGCACCACGGGGGCGAGGGGTACCGCAGGCTCACCCACCTAGCGGGTCACTCGAACTGCTCGCGCCACTCGTCGCCCTCCTCGACCGGTGGCCGACTGCACACCAGGCAGTCCACTCGCTCGATCAGCCAGGGGACTCTACCCCTCCGAAGTTTCGCGGCACCTTCTGCCAGACGACGTCACCCTTCCCGCGCTCGTGCCCCTTCGGACACGGGCCGGGCTCGTAGTCGGCCTTCTCGCGGTCGGTGAACTGCTTGCGCTCGTCCATCCCGACACCTCTGGACCTTCAGGACACCCGACGGCAATCTGTGTGCACGCGTTTCCGGCTCCTCAGAATGCGCCTTTCCATGCCGCAGCGCGCGGGCACACGTACCACGGGGCGCAGGGCGAGCCCGCGGTGCCCCGGCCGGGAGCCGCGGGCTCCACGTCGGCGGGCCACCGGGCGGGCTCGGGCGGGCATCGGGGAGCGCTACGCCAGCTTCCGTGCCGTCGCCGCGAACTCGTGCGTCACGGCCTCCAGCGCGTGCGCCGCGTCGAGCACCGCCTGGGGCGGCACATCGGCATTGAACCGGCCGCCGTCGTCGCACGTGAACCGCGTCGCCCGCAGCGCACGCTCGGCCTCACGCACGCGCAGAGCGGCCTCCACGAGCGCGTCGGGGCCGTTGAGGCGCAGCAGCGCCACGACCTGCCGCAGCTTGGCCCGCACCTGCCGGTACTGCTCCAGGTGCTCGTCCAGCAGCTCCTCGTTCGACGTCAGTCCCTCGGCGACACGGCGGTGCACGAGGTTGAGCGCGAGCAGCCGTGCCCGGCATCCCATCGCCGCCTCGATCAGCCGCGCGCACCGCTCGGCGCGGTCCTGACGACCACGGGCACGCTGCGCGGCAGCGAGCTTCACGGGCTCGACGAAAGCGCCGACGGCCACGCCGCCGAGGGCTGCGGTCGCGGCGACAAGGGCAGGGGCCAGGGTGGTCCACATAGCTACGAAGTGCACTGGTCAGACGGCCAGGTACGTGCGCAGCGCGGTTCCAGCCAAATGGATCAACCTGCCGAACTCCACTCCGACAGCGGTCGCTCGTACCACAGGACCGTCTCTAGCTTCGAGGTATGGACACGACTCGTCAAAGTGGCCCGACCGCGCCAGCCAAGATCGACGTAAGGTTCGTCGCTCCCCCTCGCACTGTCATCTGGAACCACCTGATGTCGTTCGTGCCACGCACTGGCGACACCTTCAGGGACACGGAGGACGTCGTGTGGGAAGTCTCCGGGATCGAGTGGATTGCCGAAGCCAGGACCAGCGAGGTCGCGGTGGACGTACTGCTCAAGCGGCCGGACTAAACCCATCACCACGATCGTCCTCGTGACGTGGGTGACGGTGAGAACCCGCTGGACGCTCACCGTCGCCCCCGAACGCGATGTGTTCACCGAGCTGGCCGCGGGCTGCCCGGACGAGCGGATCGGCGTCGAGCCCGCCCGATGCCCACCCCGATCAGTTGCCCATCGGCTCCGAGTGCGGGTCCGCTGCCGTGACGGGGTCACGGTGCCCACTCGTCCTCGTCGTAGCCCTCGCGACACTGATAGGCACTCGCGAGCGCCCGGAGTAGGGCGTCGGCGACCTCGAAGTCCTCGCGGCCGTGCTTGCTCCACTCGCGGTGGAAGTGCTCGTACTGGTCGATGAACTTGATGTAGGCCCAATACCGGTCCAGCGCCTCCAGGTCCGGCTTAGGGGGCATGTCGGCGTCCTGCTCGCATCGATCGTGAGCGGCGTTGTACCGAATGGCCTCATCCGCCAGGTTGGCGAAGTCGGCTTCGGCTTGCTCCCTGAACCAGCGCACGAGCGCGTCGGTATGCGTCATGACCGCCGCTCCTTCCGTGTCGCCCCGTTGTGCACGCGCTTCTCACGATGCGCCCGCCCGGGCCGCAGCGCGCGGGCACTCGCACCACGGGGCCGGGAGGGGCACCGCGGCTTCCCGTCGGCGGCTCTGTTACCGATTTCCAGGCCCTGTTACCGATCTCGCCCATGATCGGTAACAGCCCTTTCCGCAGGTCAGCGTCTCGTGGAGGCCCCTTGTTACCGTGTTACCGATTTCCGGTGCATTAATTGCCCCACACGCGAGCAGCCCCCCTGCCCGAGGCAGGGCCAGGAGGAGGCGCTATATGCCGAAATTTCTCTCAAAAATCGGTAACACGGTAACAACCATCCTCCGAAATCGCCTCTGACCTGCGCAAACGCGCTGTTGCCGATTTCTGGGGATCGGTAACAGCCGGGAGCCCGACCCGGGCGCTGACCTGCGGAGATGCCTGTTACCGATTTTCGGGCCGATCGGTAACAGCCCCCGGACGCCGACGAGGGCGGCACCCTCGTGGGGGGCCGCCCTCGCTGGTCGTGCTGGGGTGGGGTCAGTCGTCGTCCCCGCCGCCGATGCGGATGCCCGACCCCACGCCGCCCTGCCGCAGCGCCTCGCGCTCCAGCTCCTCCTCGACCTGGCGCAGCCGCTCCTCCTCGGTGAAGCGCAGCCCCTTGCGGATCTTGACCACCTTGCTCTTGCCGTCGGCCTCCTTGCGGCGGGCGCTCACGGCCGGGTGCCCGGCGTCCTTGACCGCGCGGCCGAAGGCGTTGTTGGTGATCTTCGCTTCGCGCTCGTAGTCCATCATCTTCGTGAAGTTCTGCCAGGCGGCGGCGTGCGTGACGCACTCCGACCCGTCCTCGCAGGGGCACGGCTCGGTGCGCTCGGCGAGCCAGCGGCGGACCGGGTTGGTCTCGGCGTACATCTCGGCGCGCAGCCGGGTGCAGGCTTCGGGCAGGTCGCGGATGATCATCGGATTGGCGATCACGTCGCGCAGGCCCTCCAGCATCCAGAGCAGGACGCCGCTGGCCTCGGTCTTCACGACCCGCGCGGCCAGGTTGTCCACCCGCTTGTCGGCGGGCCGGGTGTTCGGGAACTCGATCGGGATGATGCGCTCCATCAGCGCGTCGTCCGCGCTGTCGATCTGCGGCGGCTTGTTCGACGCGGCCCACGGCACGAACCGGGGCTGGCGATCCTGCACGCCGTCCTTGCGGTCGAAGTTGTCGCGAGCGTTGCGCCGGTCGCCGCCGGAGAACTTCTTGACCTGGTCGGCGTTGAGGGGCAGGCCGTCGGAGACCTCGACGGTCCAGATCATGCGCCGGTCGATCAGGTACATGAGCTGCGGGTCTCCGGCGGTATTGCGCCGGGGGCGCAGCAGATCCAGGTTGAAGCTGCCCGCGTAGCCCAGCGCCGGGGTCTTGGCGTTGTCCAAGACCCCGCCCACGACTTCCAGGATCGTGGTCTTGCCGCTGCGGGTCGGTCCGAGCAGGAACGGGAACACGTTCTTGGAGTTGTCCCCGATCAGGCTCAGGCCGGCCAGGGCGCGCAGGACGCGGCGCACGGCCGGGTCGGGCACGCTCTCCTGGAGGAACAGGTCGAACATCGGCGAGACGGCGTCGGGGTCGTAGACCACGCTGGCCTGCTGGGTGAGCAGGTCGTCGGGGTCGTGCGGGCGCAGCTCCACGTTGCCGTCGAAGTCGATCCACAGGGTGCCGTTGAGCACGTTGAACGCGCGCACGTCGGCGTTCCACTCGCCTTCGTCGATACGCAGCGCCGGGTTGGAGCGGGCGGACTTGCAGCCCTGGTCCAACGCGCTGCCCTTCCTCATCTTCGTGACGTAGCCGGCATACTCGCGGATCGCCTTGTTGCGGGCCACGAGGGCGGCGGCGGCGAGCTTGGCTTCGTCCTCGGCCTGCTTGTCGCCCGCGTCCTTGGCCGCCCGGACGGCGGCGGCGGCCTCCTCCTCCAGGCGGTCGG
It contains:
- a CDS encoding helix-turn-helix transcriptional regulator, coding for MTRGEPPRARSGSTDEPSRSQHRGRAHGTERAELAVRFGGVLRAERAAWGWSQVRLAEAAGVTRESVYRLEGGRQRPSTTMTFALAKALRPGADLRAVVELEARLRIAAGDSLREFSQRTRRRRERLLAEALAGDEVPVNAADPFAGLLMSYLAEAS